In one window of Pseudodesulfovibrio sp. S3 DNA:
- the aat gene encoding leucyl/phenylalanyl-tRNA--protein transferase, with translation MTIYRLFDDPVFPDPEKADPDGLLAVGGDLSPQRLLTAYANGIFPWYAEDSPILWWSTNPRLVLIPHELHLPRSLHRVLNKGTFTFTLDTRFEAVIRRCACCPRPEQEGTWIVEDMVEAYTLLHELGYAHSVEAWQGDDLVGGLYGVSLGSVFYGESMFYNVPDASKAAFAVLVKQLEKWQFSLIDCQQTTKHLLRFGARELQRFRFLAMLREGMEVPTREGRWRFDGQA, from the coding sequence ATGACCATTTACCGTCTTTTTGATGACCCCGTATTCCCTGACCCGGAAAAAGCGGACCCGGACGGCTTGCTGGCCGTAGGGGGCGATCTCAGTCCGCAGCGGTTGCTGACGGCGTATGCCAACGGCATTTTCCCCTGGTATGCCGAAGATTCTCCCATCCTCTGGTGGTCGACCAATCCCCGTCTTGTCTTGATCCCGCATGAATTACACCTGCCGCGCAGTCTGCACAGGGTGCTTAACAAAGGCACCTTCACCTTCACCCTGGACACCCGGTTCGAAGCCGTGATCAGACGGTGCGCATGTTGTCCCCGGCCTGAGCAGGAGGGCACCTGGATAGTAGAGGATATGGTGGAGGCCTACACCCTGCTGCATGAGTTGGGCTACGCCCACAGCGTGGAGGCGTGGCAGGGGGATGATCTGGTGGGCGGGTTGTACGGCGTATCACTCGGTTCGGTCTTTTACGGTGAATCCATGTTTTACAATGTCCCCGATGCTTCCAAGGCAGCCTTTGCCGTGTTGGTGAAGCAACTCGAAAAGTGGCAGTTCAGCCTCATCGACTGCCAGCAGACCACCAAGCATTTGCTCCGGTTCGGCGCCAGGGAATTGCAGCGTTTTCGGTTCCTGGCCATGCTCCGTGAGGGCATGGAGGTGCCTACGCGTGAAGGGCGCTGGCGTTTTGACGGTCAGGCCTAG
- the cls gene encoding cardiolipin synthase, with product MEAMEVSFLLGLASICYTAIEITGIITAVIAVRETRTPQGAIAWAISLITFPVLTLPLYWIFGRAKFHGYASTMRTGFAEFHQLLGDNHDIPSVKPMLERKHLHSPRTIFETLANTPFMDGNDIELLINGTRTFKAIFSDIEAAQHYILIQFYIVHDDTLGKQLQELLIKKAGEGVRISFLYDEIGSHATPETYWDTLRQAGIEAHPFHTTRGPGNRFQLNFRNHRKIVVIDGHTAFVGGHNVGNEYLGGATNRFNGWRDTHIKITGPAVLGVQVSFGKDWYWATRSIPQLDLSMPKKTGSAEVLTLATGPDDAMESCSLMFIQAIESAQDRFWIASPYFVPDSSVMKALQMAAMRGVDVRIMLPMKADHLLVYLAGFACLKELSMPGIKIYRYDAGFLHQKVFLVDDTLAGVGTANLDNRSFRLNFEITILIQGTAFCREIEAMFLDDFTKCIETGPDEYDQKNYLQQTVIRFARLLSPIL from the coding sequence ATGGAAGCCATGGAGGTATCATTTCTGCTCGGCCTCGCCAGCATCTGCTACACCGCGATAGAAATTACGGGCATCATCACGGCCGTCATCGCGGTGCGTGAAACCCGCACCCCCCAAGGGGCCATCGCCTGGGCCATCTCGTTAATCACCTTCCCCGTATTGACCCTGCCTCTGTACTGGATTTTCGGTCGAGCCAAATTCCACGGCTATGCGAGCACCATGCGAACGGGTTTTGCCGAATTCCATCAACTCCTCGGCGACAACCATGACATTCCGTCCGTAAAACCAATGCTGGAGCGAAAACATCTTCACTCCCCCAGAACAATTTTCGAGACCCTTGCCAATACGCCCTTCATGGATGGCAACGACATTGAACTGCTCATAAATGGCACCAGGACGTTCAAGGCGATCTTCTCCGATATCGAGGCCGCCCAACACTACATCCTGATTCAATTCTACATCGTCCATGACGATACCCTGGGAAAACAGCTCCAGGAACTGCTCATAAAAAAGGCAGGAGAAGGCGTACGCATCAGCTTCCTGTATGACGAGATAGGCAGCCACGCCACCCCGGAAACCTATTGGGACACCTTGCGCCAGGCCGGTATCGAAGCGCACCCCTTCCACACGACCAGGGGACCGGGGAATCGCTTTCAGCTCAACTTTCGAAACCACCGCAAGATCGTGGTCATTGACGGACACACAGCCTTTGTCGGCGGCCACAATGTCGGCAACGAGTATCTTGGCGGGGCAACAAACCGATTCAATGGATGGCGCGACACCCACATCAAAATCACGGGGCCTGCCGTGCTCGGCGTACAGGTCAGCTTCGGCAAGGACTGGTACTGGGCGACCCGCTCGATTCCCCAACTGGACCTGTCCATGCCGAAGAAGACCGGATCAGCCGAAGTCCTCACCCTGGCCACCGGGCCTGATGATGCCATGGAGTCCTGTTCGCTGATGTTCATCCAGGCCATCGAGTCCGCACAGGACCGTTTCTGGATCGCCAGCCCGTATTTCGTACCCGACAGTTCCGTTATGAAGGCCCTGCAAATGGCCGCCATGCGTGGCGTGGACGTCCGCATCATGCTGCCCATGAAGGCCGACCACCTGCTCGTATACCTCGCCGGTTTCGCCTGTCTCAAGGAACTCTCCATGCCCGGAATCAAAATATACCGCTATGATGCCGGATTCCTGCACCAAAAAGTCTTCCTGGTAGATGACACCCTGGCCGGGGTCGGCACGGCCAACCTCGACAACCGATCGTTCCGGCTCAATTTCGAGATTACCATACTCATCCAGGGAACCGCATTCTGCCGAGAGATAGAAGCAATGTTCCTGGACGACTTCACCAAATGTATCGAAACAGGTCCCGACGAGTATGACCAGAAGAATTATCTCCAGCAGACCGTCATCAGGTTCGCCCGTCTGCTGTCGCCAATCCTCTGA
- a CDS encoding potassium channel protein has protein sequence MIGLVHQRMLRLRAKLGSFWNIILGVFYLLVIFIVGIGFYMLYEHWDFASSFYMVVITLSTVGFMEVNELSGEGRIFTAFLIMGGVGGFVYIAGAFAQLLIEGRLQILWGRHKMMKDISKLRNHFIVCGHGRIGSIVVQEIRAEGLGVVVIESDPDLIDKMEQEGILCIEGDATSDEVLMSAGLLHAKSLISAVTSEAANVYVTLTARQLNPDIIIVARAGDKSHISRLELAGANRVVLPHFIGGLRMAQSVLRPTVTNFLELAVRGGIDLQMEELPVSPSSELVDKDLIESKIRANFNLIIIAIKKESGEMVFNPGPKEVINANDTLLAVGKKKNLADLKEIL, from the coding sequence ATGATTGGATTAGTTCATCAAAGAATGCTGCGTCTGAGGGCGAAACTAGGCTCTTTTTGGAACATCATTCTCGGTGTTTTTTATCTCCTCGTGATTTTCATTGTGGGTATCGGCTTCTATATGCTCTACGAGCATTGGGACTTCGCCAGTTCCTTTTATATGGTTGTCATCACCCTTTCGACCGTTGGGTTCATGGAGGTCAATGAGCTCTCCGGTGAGGGCCGGATATTTACGGCGTTTCTGATTATGGGTGGTGTCGGCGGTTTCGTGTATATTGCGGGTGCGTTCGCACAGTTGTTGATTGAAGGGCGATTGCAAATTCTGTGGGGTAGGCATAAAATGATGAAAGATATAAGCAAGTTGAGAAACCACTTTATCGTTTGTGGTCATGGCCGCATTGGAAGTATCGTTGTGCAGGAGATCAGGGCTGAAGGTCTCGGCGTGGTGGTCATCGAATCGGACCCGGATCTCATCGACAAGATGGAGCAGGAAGGCATTTTGTGCATCGAAGGTGATGCCACAAGCGACGAGGTGCTTATGAGCGCCGGTCTTCTCCATGCCAAATCACTGATATCAGCCGTGACCAGCGAGGCTGCAAACGTCTATGTCACCCTGACGGCCCGTCAACTCAACCCTGATATTATCATCGTGGCCCGTGCAGGGGACAAGTCGCACATTTCCCGTCTGGAGCTGGCCGGAGCAAATCGTGTCGTACTGCCCCATTTCATTGGTGGACTGCGCATGGCCCAAAGTGTACTTCGTCCCACGGTGACCAACTTTCTCGAATTGGCTGTCCGCGGTGGTATTGATCTGCAGATGGAGGAATTGCCTGTTTCACCGTCGTCGGAGTTGGTGGACAAGGATCTCATCGAATCCAAGATCCGGGCCAATTTCAATCTTATCATCATTGCCATCAAGAAGGAGTCAGGTGAGATGGTCTTCAATCCCGGCCCCAAGGAAGTCATTAATGCCAACGATACGCTTCTTGCCGTCGGCAAGAAGAAGAATCTGGCTGATCTCAAAGAAATTTTATAA
- a CDS encoding ACT domain-containing protein: MKVDQLSIFLENRAGRLAEVTRILSDAGVNIRALSLADTSDFGILRLIVSDFTTAKTKLKEAGFTVGRTSVVAVEVPDQPGGLHAILSMLQEAGINVEYMYAFVQQSGDSAILIFRFDRTDQGIELLQKNNITIIPGDKLYAM; the protein is encoded by the coding sequence ATGAAAGTCGATCAACTCTCCATATTTCTGGAAAACCGTGCCGGACGTCTGGCAGAAGTCACCCGCATACTGTCCGATGCCGGAGTGAATATCCGCGCCCTGTCATTGGCCGACACCTCGGATTTCGGCATCCTGCGCCTGATCGTATCCGACTTCACCACCGCCAAAACCAAGCTCAAGGAGGCCGGTTTCACCGTGGGCCGCACCTCTGTTGTGGCCGTGGAAGTGCCCGATCAGCCCGGCGGCCTGCACGCCATCCTCAGTATGCTCCAGGAAGCAGGCATCAATGTGGAATACATGTATGCCTTCGTCCAGCAGAGCGGCGACTCCGCCATCCTGATATTTCGCTTCGACCGCACGGATCAGGGCATTGAGCTGTTGCAAAAAAACAACATCACCATCATTCCGGGCGACAAACTCTACGCAATGTAA
- the dapB gene encoding 4-hydroxy-tetrahydrodipicolinate reductase, whose product MSVDVVILGAKGRMGNTLVNLALADEELNLVGACERKGNLDGMVYEDCEISDCLEELLPKVPGAVIVDFTAPESSVAMAKIAAANGNPAVIGTTGLNKDQLAEIEAAAKVVPLFWAPNMSVGVNVLLKVLPILVQALGDNYDMEMVETHHKMKKDSPSGTALKLAQCLAGARGWEYDDVKKHCRDGIIGERPKQEIGVQTLRGGDVVGDHSVYFFGPGERIEVTHRAHSREMFAAGAMKAVKWLAGQKPGKLYSMADVL is encoded by the coding sequence ATGAGTGTCGATGTCGTCATTTTGGGCGCAAAGGGCCGTATGGGCAATACGCTGGTCAATCTCGCCCTGGCTGATGAGGAGTTGAATCTTGTGGGTGCGTGTGAGCGCAAGGGCAATCTGGACGGGATGGTCTACGAAGACTGCGAAATTTCCGACTGTCTTGAAGAATTGCTGCCCAAGGTGCCGGGCGCGGTGATCGTGGATTTCACGGCCCCCGAATCCTCGGTGGCCATGGCCAAGATTGCCGCTGCGAACGGTAATCCCGCTGTCATCGGTACCACGGGTTTGAACAAGGATCAGTTGGCCGAGATTGAAGCCGCTGCCAAGGTGGTTCCGTTGTTTTGGGCGCCCAACATGTCCGTTGGCGTTAATGTCCTGCTCAAGGTGCTGCCGATCCTCGTGCAGGCGCTGGGCGATAATTACGACATGGAAATGGTGGAGACGCATCACAAGATGAAGAAGGATTCCCCCAGTGGTACGGCTCTCAAATTGGCCCAATGTCTGGCCGGGGCCAGAGGCTGGGAGTACGATGATGTCAAAAAGCACTGTCGTGACGGCATCATCGGCGAGCGTCCGAAACAGGAGATCGGTGTCCAAACCCTGCGCGGCGGCGATGTGGTCGGAGACCACTCCGTGTATTTCTTCGGCCCGGGGGAGCGTATCGAGGTCACCCACCGTGCCCATTCACGCGAGATGTTTGCTGCAGGTGCAATGAAGGCAGTCAAATGGCTGGCCGGACAGAAGCCGGGCAAGCTTTATTCCATGGCCGACGTTTTGTAG
- the ligA gene encoding NAD-dependent DNA ligase LigA yields the protein MISSDIVSRAAELREKIEYHNHRYYVLDAPEITDAEYDELFRELSVLEAAHSELDDPNSPTRRVGGKPAEGFTPYEHALPMYSLDNGMDLDAWYAFTDRVIKGVGQSDIRYWADPKMDGLAVEVVYEQGRFVRAATRGDGSTGEDVTRNMRTVMNLPLALRGDNVPELLEVRGEVVMTNKDFAALNARQAEAGDKIFANPRNAAAGSIRQLDPKVAASRPLRFMAYGVGRVEWVAPGTEWATQQQIMEGLGSLGFAIPSEAKLCDTAQAVAAYFEELMVRRNELPFEIDGVVAKVNDREMQQALGFTARAPRWALALKFPAHQTKTRLNGIRIQVGRTGVLTPVAELEPVELAGVVVSNATLHNKGYIEERDFRIGDTVLIQRAGDVIPQVLSVDMEERPASAEEYVFMMECPVCGSEAREDGERVICTNPVCPAKIVQRMIHFVSKAGLDMEGVGRKWVQRLAEDGVLNSPADLFILKKTDLLKYEGMGDRSAENFIRAIEKAKTAAPLWRLIAGLGIRHVGEQTARILADNFEDLDAIGRVTREELQELSDVGPVVAESLFDFFHGEEFAALSVRFKEAGFWPKGGTVSDDTGADLHLSGKVFIFTGTLPVKRDEAQAMVEEQGGVAVKVISKKVDYVVAGEKAGSKVAKAEALGIEVIDFNAFQALLQNKTPKQQKTLFDF from the coding sequence ATGATTTCATCAGACATTGTTAGTCGCGCGGCAGAGTTGCGCGAAAAAATTGAGTATCACAATCATCGTTATTACGTTCTTGATGCACCGGAAATAACCGATGCCGAGTACGACGAATTGTTTCGCGAGTTGTCTGTCCTTGAAGCTGCACATTCCGAACTCGATGACCCCAATTCTCCCACCAGGCGGGTCGGCGGCAAACCTGCCGAAGGGTTCACCCCCTACGAACATGCATTGCCTATGTACTCTCTGGACAACGGCATGGATTTGGATGCGTGGTATGCCTTCACCGATCGGGTTATCAAGGGGGTGGGCCAAAGTGATATCCGGTATTGGGCCGATCCCAAGATGGACGGCCTGGCCGTGGAGGTCGTCTACGAGCAGGGGCGGTTCGTTCGTGCGGCAACCAGAGGGGACGGGAGTACCGGCGAGGACGTGACCCGCAATATGCGCACGGTTATGAACCTGCCGCTCGCCCTGCGTGGAGACAACGTGCCGGAGTTGCTCGAAGTGCGGGGCGAAGTGGTTATGACCAATAAGGATTTCGCAGCCCTCAATGCTCGGCAGGCCGAGGCCGGAGATAAGATTTTTGCCAACCCGCGCAACGCCGCTGCCGGTTCCATTCGTCAACTCGATCCCAAGGTGGCCGCATCCCGGCCTTTGCGGTTCATGGCGTATGGAGTAGGGCGGGTCGAGTGGGTGGCCCCCGGTACGGAGTGGGCCACTCAGCAACAGATCATGGAAGGACTCGGTTCTTTGGGCTTTGCCATTCCGTCCGAGGCGAAGCTCTGCGATACCGCCCAGGCAGTGGCCGCTTATTTTGAAGAGCTGATGGTTCGTCGAAATGAGCTGCCGTTCGAAATTGATGGGGTCGTTGCCAAAGTGAACGACAGGGAAATGCAGCAGGCACTCGGATTTACTGCCCGCGCTCCTCGCTGGGCCCTGGCTCTGAAATTTCCGGCGCATCAGACCAAGACCCGTCTCAACGGCATCCGTATCCAGGTCGGACGAACCGGGGTTTTGACACCCGTGGCCGAGTTGGAACCCGTGGAATTGGCGGGAGTGGTGGTGTCCAACGCCACTCTGCACAATAAAGGCTACATCGAAGAGCGGGACTTTCGCATCGGGGATACTGTCCTCATTCAGAGGGCGGGTGATGTCATCCCGCAGGTCCTGTCCGTGGATATGGAGGAGCGGCCTGCCTCGGCTGAAGAATATGTCTTTATGATGGAATGTCCGGTCTGCGGCAGTGAGGCCAGAGAGGACGGGGAGCGAGTGATCTGCACCAACCCGGTCTGTCCTGCCAAGATCGTGCAGCGCATGATTCATTTCGTATCCAAGGCCGGCTTGGATATGGAGGGCGTGGGCAGAAAATGGGTCCAGAGGCTGGCCGAGGACGGGGTCTTGAATTCCCCTGCGGACCTTTTTATCTTGAAGAAGACTGACTTGCTCAAATACGAAGGCATGGGTGACAGGTCCGCCGAGAATTTCATCCGGGCCATTGAAAAGGCCAAGACTGCAGCCCCGCTGTGGCGACTCATCGCCGGACTGGGCATTCGTCATGTCGGAGAACAGACCGCACGCATCCTGGCCGACAATTTCGAGGATTTGGACGCCATCGGCCGGGTGACGCGTGAGGAGTTGCAGGAACTCAGCGATGTTGGGCCCGTTGTTGCCGAGAGTCTTTTCGATTTCTTTCATGGCGAGGAGTTCGCCGCCTTGTCTGTTCGCTTTAAAGAGGCCGGTTTCTGGCCCAAGGGCGGCACTGTCAGCGATGATACCGGCGCTGACCTGCACTTGTCCGGCAAGGTGTTTATCTTCACTGGCACACTGCCCGTAAAGCGGGACGAGGCTCAGGCCATGGTCGAGGAGCAGGGAGGAGTGGCGGTCAAGGTTATTTCCAAGAAGGTGGATTATGTTGTTGCAGGCGAGAAGGCCGGGTCCAAGGTAGCCAAGGCCGAAGCACTGGGGATTGAAGTCATTGACTTTAATGCCTTTCAGGCTTTACTCCAAAATAAGACGCCAAAACAACAGAAGACCTTGTTTGATTTTTAA
- the uvrB gene encoding excinuclease ABC subunit UvrB, whose amino-acid sequence MPDFKLVSEYTLKGDQPAAVAELISGLNSGVRDQVLLGATGTGKTFTMANVVASLNRPALVLAPNKTLAAQLYTEFRGLFPDNAVEYFVSYYDYYQPEAYLPHSDVYIEKDSSINDNIDKLRHAATHALLTRKDVLLVASVSCIYGLGSPDFYAKMVIPVEEGQTMSMESLLGRLVEIHYERNDYDFHRSTFRVRGDVVEIIPAYSQEKALRIEFFGDEIDSVSETDPLTGEVKDRLRKTVIYPGSHFVSDRDNLNRAVTDIRDELQAQLSNFKRANKLVEAQRLEQRTMYDLETIEELGYCNGIENYSRHLDGRFEGQPPATLLDYFPEDFILFVDESHIALPQVGGMFKGDRSRKTTLVDFGFRLPSALDNRPLNYEEFQERIHQAVYVSATPGHLELDLAQGVVVEQIIRPTGLVDPEIEVRKTHGQIDDLLAECKKRQSRNERVLVTTLTKRMAEDLNEYLNQMGVQSRYLHSDIDTLERMAIIQALRAGEFFVLVGINLLREGLDIPEVSLVAILDGDKEGFLRSARSLVQTFGRAARNTEGRVILYADKMTDSMAAAIDETDRRRQKQQAYNAEHGITPTTIRKKMDNLFGAQSGADTGTATMGLAAEDGAAYGADPKVLGKNIKRLEREMRDAAKELEFERAAELRDRIALLRERFLELG is encoded by the coding sequence ATGCCAGATTTCAAACTTGTCAGCGAATATACTCTCAAGGGGGACCAGCCCGCAGCAGTAGCTGAGTTGATCAGCGGCCTGAACAGCGGCGTTCGCGATCAGGTTCTGCTCGGCGCCACCGGCACCGGCAAGACATTCACCATGGCCAATGTGGTGGCCTCCCTGAACCGGCCCGCCCTGGTTCTGGCTCCGAACAAGACGTTGGCCGCCCAGCTCTATACCGAGTTCCGCGGTTTGTTCCCAGACAACGCCGTTGAATATTTCGTCAGTTATTACGATTATTACCAGCCTGAAGCCTACCTGCCCCATTCTGATGTCTACATCGAGAAAGATTCCTCCATCAACGATAATATAGACAAGTTGCGCCATGCGGCAACCCACGCCTTGCTGACGCGTAAGGATGTGCTCCTTGTGGCTTCGGTTTCCTGCATCTACGGCCTTGGCTCTCCTGATTTTTATGCCAAGATGGTCATTCCCGTGGAAGAGGGACAGACCATGTCCATGGAGTCCCTGCTGGGTCGGCTGGTGGAGATTCACTATGAGCGCAACGACTACGATTTTCATCGCAGTACTTTTCGCGTGCGCGGCGACGTGGTGGAAATCATTCCAGCTTATAGTCAGGAAAAAGCCTTGCGCATCGAGTTCTTCGGGGACGAGATAGATTCCGTTTCCGAGACCGATCCGCTTACGGGGGAGGTCAAGGACCGTTTGCGCAAGACTGTCATCTATCCGGGCAGCCATTTCGTATCGGATCGGGACAACCTGAATCGCGCCGTGACCGATATCCGCGACGAATTGCAGGCTCAGTTGAGCAATTTCAAGCGGGCCAACAAGTTGGTCGAGGCCCAGCGATTGGAGCAACGGACCATGTATGACCTCGAGACCATTGAGGAGTTGGGGTACTGCAACGGCATTGAGAATTACTCCCGCCATTTGGACGGACGGTTTGAAGGCCAGCCGCCAGCCACTTTGCTTGATTATTTTCCGGAAGATTTCATCCTGTTCGTGGACGAGTCCCATATTGCCTTGCCCCAGGTGGGCGGCATGTTCAAGGGAGACCGATCGCGGAAGACCACGTTGGTTGATTTCGGGTTCAGACTGCCGTCCGCTCTGGACAACCGTCCGCTCAACTATGAGGAGTTTCAGGAGCGGATTCATCAGGCCGTGTATGTTTCCGCAACACCGGGTCACCTTGAGCTGGACCTGGCACAAGGGGTGGTCGTGGAGCAGATCATCCGTCCCACCGGGTTGGTTGATCCTGAGATAGAGGTTAGAAAAACACACGGACAGATTGACGATTTGCTGGCGGAGTGTAAGAAAAGACAATCCCGGAACGAGCGGGTTCTGGTCACCACGTTGACCAAGCGCATGGCCGAGGACCTGAACGAGTATTTGAATCAGATGGGTGTCCAGTCCAGGTATCTGCACTCGGACATCGACACCCTGGAGCGTATGGCCATCATCCAGGCGCTCAGGGCGGGCGAATTCTTTGTCCTGGTGGGTATCAATCTTCTTCGTGAAGGGCTTGATATACCGGAAGTGTCGCTGGTGGCCATTCTGGATGGCGACAAGGAAGGGTTTCTGCGTTCCGCACGCTCGCTTGTTCAGACCTTTGGGCGTGCCGCCAGAAATACCGAGGGGCGGGTTATTCTCTATGCAGACAAGATGACCGATTCCATGGCTGCGGCCATAGATGAAACCGATCGTCGAAGGCAGAAACAGCAGGCGTATAACGCGGAGCATGGTATCACGCCCACCACCATCCGCAAGAAGATGGACAATCTTTTCGGGGCACAGAGTGGAGCGGATACAGGTACGGCAACCATGGGACTGGCTGCCGAAGACGGCGCGGCCTATGGAGCGGATCCGAAGGTGTTGGGCAAGAACATCAAGCGGTTGGAGCGGGAAATGCGCGATGCCGCCAAAGAACTGGAATTCGAACGGGCTGCGGAACTCAGGGATCGCATAGCCCTGCTTCGTGAGCGCTTCCTTGAATTGGGGTAA
- a CDS encoding MATE family efflux transporter yields MNERPNHHPFLDKPNRTLLRLAVPVLFSLVAEPLTGLADTAFVARLPGSEPVAALGIGTVAFTSIFWAFTFLGIGTQTEVAQSEGGRVHERAVKVLSLACVLAVGIGVAIMLGAVGFLASIAEIFGAEGAVNELACEYMFYRLLGAPAVLVSLACFGGLRGVQDMRTPFYVAVGINVVNVLLDWLLIFGGGPIAPMGVAGAAIASTVSQWIGAVWCLWAVWKRIGLTLHMQGAGLSRLMKVGGDLFIRTGAVLVYLALCTRVANRFGPDQGAAYQAIRQFFIFSALFLDAFAITGQSLVGFFLGTGDRFQARRVARSVCLWSLGTGAVMGVLMLLGEQAVAWLLVPSAAYGVFGPAWTVVALSQPVGALSFATDGIHWGTGDFYYLRNGMLVASVVCGACVLAIEFYQPVHVLVFIWLATALWTVIRAGFGLVRIWPGIGRAPLALDKK; encoded by the coding sequence ATGAACGAACGGCCGAACCACCATCCTTTCCTGGACAAACCCAACCGTACGTTGCTTCGGCTGGCTGTTCCCGTGCTCTTCTCTCTGGTGGCGGAGCCTCTGACCGGCCTGGCTGATACCGCGTTCGTGGCCCGGTTGCCCGGCTCTGAGCCTGTGGCGGCCTTGGGTATAGGCACGGTGGCGTTTACCTCCATTTTTTGGGCGTTCACTTTTCTGGGAATCGGCACGCAGACCGAGGTGGCCCAGTCAGAGGGAGGCCGTGTTCATGAGAGGGCGGTCAAGGTCCTGTCTCTGGCCTGTGTTTTGGCAGTCGGTATCGGTGTTGCCATCATGCTGGGAGCTGTGGGGTTTCTGGCCTCCATTGCCGAAATTTTCGGAGCAGAAGGGGCAGTGAATGAACTGGCCTGCGAATACATGTTCTACAGGTTGTTGGGTGCGCCTGCCGTGCTCGTATCCCTGGCATGTTTCGGCGGGCTTCGCGGCGTCCAGGACATGCGCACACCCTTTTACGTTGCCGTGGGCATCAATGTGGTCAACGTCCTGCTTGACTGGCTGCTCATTTTCGGGGGCGGTCCCATTGCGCCCATGGGAGTGGCCGGGGCGGCCATTGCCAGCACGGTCAGCCAATGGATCGGGGCGGTCTGGTGTCTTTGGGCCGTATGGAAGCGCATCGGTCTGACCCTGCATATGCAGGGAGCAGGGCTTTCCAGGCTCATGAAGGTGGGCGGCGATCTGTTCATTCGTACCGGGGCCGTGCTGGTGTATCTGGCCCTCTGCACCCGTGTTGCCAACCGTTTCGGCCCTGATCAGGGGGCAGCCTACCAGGCCATCCGGCAATTCTTCATTTTCTCGGCTCTGTTTCTGGACGCCTTTGCCATAACCGGCCAAAGTCTGGTCGGGTTTTTCCTCGGCACAGGGGACCGTTTCCAGGCCCGACGGGTTGCCCGGTCGGTCTGCTTGTGGAGCCTGGGTACGGGCGCTGTCATGGGAGTGCTGATGCTGCTGGGCGAGCAGGCCGTGGCCTGGTTATTGGTTCCTTCGGCAGCTTACGGCGTATTCGGGCCAGCCTGGACAGTGGTCGCACTCAGTCAGCCTGTCGGTGCTCTTTCCTTTGCAACAGATGGAATTCACTGGGGAACAGGTGATTTTTATTATTTGCGGAACGGCATGTTGGTGGCCTCGGTTGTCTGCGGGGCGTGTGTCCTTGCGATAGAGTTCTATCAGCCCGTCCATGTGCTGGTCTTCATCTGGCTGGCAACAGCCCTGTGGACCGTGATTCGGGCCGGATTCGGTCTTGTCCGCATCTGGCCGGGCATTGGTCGGGCGCCTTTGGCGTTGGACAAAAAATAA
- a CDS encoding Hpt domain-containing protein codes for MCVEKEVVNSKFLESMANRRPFMKRMFTVFISQEPKRIQEIKDALKSRDVEQLRHLAHSLKGGAATIGVERVRECCLKLEEASKAGDMEEAMVQLGKLEHEMRHAYAFMFNYLAEH; via the coding sequence ATGTGTGTGGAAAAGGAAGTCGTCAACAGCAAGTTTCTGGAATCAATGGCCAATCGACGTCCGTTCATGAAACGGATGTTCACGGTGTTCATTTCCCAGGAACCGAAACGCATCCAGGAAATCAAGGACGCCTTGAAATCCAGGGATGTTGAACAGTTGCGCCACCTGGCCCATTCACTCAAAGGGGGTGCGGCCACCATCGGCGTGGAACGGGTTCGTGAATGCTGCCTGAAACTGGAAGAAGCCTCCAAGGCCGGGGACATGGAAGAAGCCATGGTCCAGCTGGGCAAGCTCGAACACGAAATGCGCCACGCCTATGCCTTCATGTTCAACTATCTGGCGGAACATTGA